The following coding sequences lie in one Lacerta agilis isolate rLacAgi1 chromosome 4, rLacAgi1.pri, whole genome shotgun sequence genomic window:
- the LOC117045104 gene encoding 40S ribosomal protein S29-like gives MGHQQLYLRHLRKFGQSSCSCHMCSNHHGPMHKYGLNMCHQCFRQYGKDIGFIKLD, from the coding sequence ATGGGCCACCAGCAGCTCTACTTGAGACACCTGAGGAAGTTTGGCCAGAGCTCCTGCTCCTGTCACATGTGCTCGAACCACCACGGCCCGATGCACAAGTATGGGCTCAACATGTGCCACCAGTGCTTCCGCCAGTATGGCAAGGACATTGGATTCATCAAGCTGGATTAA